The genome window AGATATATCAGCTGTTTCGTTGGGACAGGGAAGAAAGGGAAATAAGAGCATCAGTTTCATGCATGGGAGATATTTGGTAACAAGAGTATATTGGTAAACTTCTCATGTGCTAATACCCAAACAACCAAAGAAAAGAGGAGTATGTTGACAGGCTCAAAGGGAGAAGAATAGCTAGAGGCATAGATTACCTGCGGGCCCAGTCACCAAGCTTTAGTGACCGTAACTCCTACGCCGTGGAGCAGAGCTTTGCCCCGAGTACCTGGTTATGAGTTATAAACATCAAGAACTAGGATTACAGAGACTAGAATGACAACTGATGTCATCCTAAACTCTTTATAAAGAGATGTTCAGACTCAAATACGACACATATAGCAGGCATcttaatacaaaatatatatttactttaACAAATTGCTTGATCTATGAGGGCATGCATTACGacattttcttttattcttGCATGGATATCCAATGGTAAACAGATCTGCCAGATCAAATTTAAGGTGCAGTTGGATCACAGAGAAATAAAGTTTAACTCATGGATCAAAAGCTAAAGCAagagcaaaaaaataaaaaattaaaagcaacagaaagaattaacaataAGAACATAGGTTTGGGCAAAGTAACGGCAAAAGAATTTCCTAGGTATGGGACAAATAACAATAGTTAAAACCCTCCTAGTTGGGCAACAAGTAAAAATCTAATAGTAAGAAAACTAGTCTAGTGATGATATTCAGTACTTATTCCTTCAACTAAATCTATcaacaaaactaaacaaaaGATGCAACGAGAGGGAGGGGGAGCGTACCCAGAGCTACCAGTACGCCCTGAAGAATAGCCACCATAGCCTCCGTAAGCACTGCCGCCGCTGCCACTCTGCAATTGATAAATTAACAATAATGGAGTAGTTGAAGAGTGTCAATAGCTGCTATTACATATGTAACTCTCATAATAACAGCGCAGAATCTCTGTAGACAATTAACTATAAGCTAATTAGTCTCACGACCAATATTAATAAGGTTAAAGGTGAGAAAACTCACGTGCAAACCTCCATAAGTTCCATACAAATCACTAGTTGGAAGATCACCAGGGCCACCATAACCACTAGAATATGAATGTTCACGGCCATATCTTCTACTATCTCTACTTTCGTATTTCATGCCGTCTGAATGATCAACTGCCATAGGAAGGTAGGGAAGAACTGGCACAAAAGCAGATACAGGACCTTCCCTATCAAAGAGGTTTCCCCTCAACCTTGAGGTTACTTGTAAAAGAGCATCCTTTGCAACATCAAGATCTCCAgatatctacaatatataacatGAGACTCAATACATGATCAATTGTGGTACACGTACTAACTTACAGTAATGGAATATTTACCTGAACCATCTCATCATCCTCAGATGCAACTTTCGGAACATCATCCTTTGAAAGAATGCGAATATTAGCTTTAGTGGTATTCCTCATTTCAGTAATTATACTTCCAGATTTCCCAATAAGGCATCCAATTCGAGAAGTTGGCACAAGAAGACGAGTTGTGAATGAAATTAGACCAGAATCTCTTTCAACTTTCTCACTACAGCTTGGTTGCAGTCGCAATGCTGCTTCGATTGTTGGAGAGAATGTGTTCTCCAAAAACTGAAAACAGAATATTAAGATATGCCTAAGAATGTGTGACATACCAGAATACTAAAATCATAGCCTGTGTAAGAAGAAAGGTCAAAGTATTTACCTCTTTTGCAGAAATTGATACGATGCAATCATTGTCCTCAGCAGAAGAACTATCAACTTTTATAGTGGCGCCAGAATCTTTTCTAATCTGATTAATTATGGATCCACCTTTTCCGATTACACCACCGATGTTTGCAGTAGGACAGACTAAATGTAGAGAGAATTCCTTTGAAGATGGCTCATCTCTTGGAGCTGAGTAGAGGGAACCCGACCAGCGTCCATTCTCACCTTTATATCCACCATAAGAACCCATTACAGGAGCCAACCCCATGATTGGGCCACCACCTGTAGGACCCATAACCGAACCTCCGGACTCATAAGCATTTGGCGGCTTGGCAGAAATAAGCATATGCTGGGAGCGCGATGGATTATCATGAAGACGAGCTGCAATTTGAAAAAGAGCCTTCCTAACAACAGCACCTTTTCCAGATATCTAAAATGCCAacacaattatatatgattatttcCGAGTTTCAGAAAGCACAACTGGAAAAAAAATGGAGGTAGTACTCGAAAAAATACAAAAGGTATTACATCATTTAGGCACTTTGCCGTCTTTGACAACGGACTTATAGTAATTATTTCCTTTAAACTGTAAACTAGTAAAAGAATTATTTTCCTGCATTTTTTTAGTTGTATGAAACATAAAAAGAATATAACGAACAAAATATTAGAGGTCAAGTATCCAATACAAAAgacaaaaaagagaaaaaaatcaAGATGTTAATTTGTTATCACAATATGAAAATTATGTACAAGATGGACAATTCCCcttaaattaaattcaatctTTAGAAACATGACAATTCAATCAGAACAGGAGTCATGATGAATAGTTCCTACAATATAGTTTACCTGCACGAGTTCATCAGAGGCCAGCGCACAAGGGGGTAGATGATCATCCTTCATAATGCGAATCTGTGCACCAGTATCACTGCGGATGCTCTGAACTATCTGTCCTCCTTTCCCAATAACACATCCAATCTGATCAGACGGTACTAGGAGCCGGACAGTAACTTGTGGCTCTTCTTCAGGATCATCAGACAAATCATCAGCAACTATTCTGTCATGTACCATGAAGAGAGCATCATGCGATGGACAGACACGGTCATCAGTACCATCAAAATCATTTGTTTCATCACTTGGGCTGTATATTGTCACAACACGTTCGTCACATCCCGACACAGTTTCaccaattcttattttcgatttaCTTTCAGCTCGTATCTTCTTGACAATTTCTCCTCCCCTCCCTATAATGCTTCCAATCTTCCTTCCCGGGCACAAATACCGATAAACTGTATCTTCTGCCCCGATAGCAAATGACTCCCTTTCCGGGCCAGAATTTCTCCTTTTATTTCTCCCATCATCAGAATAATCCGAATGTGAATGAGAACGCTTTCCGTAACTGTTCCTCTGACCAGCCATTCAAACTGTTTGACACCCACATTACATACTATCACAAGTCAGAACACAAATAACAAACCAAACCTGACAGATTAAAAAACttttcacaaaaagaaaaaaaaattacaataacaatAATGTTAATAACATTTAAAGCATCTCTGGATGAAATGGTTTAAACATcagaatattaaatttaagtgACCCCTAAAATTAACATCTAAAGAAGCAATTCCTTTTACTCAAAACAATTAAACTGATACTACAATCTCACAATTCctaataatttaaactaaataaGCAATTCCGTAAATCACAGCAAAATCAAACATTAAACTAATACTACAATTTCACATTTCTTGATAGTTCAAACTAAAAAAGCAATTCCACAAAAGACCAGCAAAAtcaaaacacacaaaaaaaaaaaaaaactgttacTGCAATTTCGCAATTCCTGATAATTCAAATCTCTAATTGGTCATATGAAAACAGAAAAGTCAAAGGCACTGCTTACATTCTCAATTCAAACACAATTACGACATATAATCTGCAGAAAAAGATATATAAGCACTAGCAACCTGCTAATTACAAACACGATAGAAGCAAAAATATTTTCGGATCCCTACACGAACCCATTAGATCTATACATACTAATTTGATTTGTGTGTGTGAATTAACTACATATTATCGATAGCTGAAATTACCTTTGTGGCTAGTTGAGACGATCGGTGTGGCAGTACGAATTTCTAGGGTTTTGACCTTAGCCCCTCTTCTACTCTTCGCAAAATAAACACAAGGGTGCGTTATGTATGTATGATGTATAGATGTGTACGGTACGCGCCGATGCTCTTTGGCTGATAGGTTTGCTTTCAAAGTACAATGACGCGTGATGGTCCGTTACTCAAACCgttgttattaaattttttctatcattaaatatcaaaatggtCACGGAGTTGATATATCACTTTGCTCATTAATCTTAACGGGGTctcatttaaattattttttgaaaaaaaggagataattcaataaataatggccatacggcatctacaagaatgatcgagtcgaacaaacatagaaaaaattaacatgcatgtcttcatacccaagatgagacaaataagcgatgttgaaattgacgatggtacatgtatagatccttactctgtgttcaccatcttttccaaaaactccgtttgagctatcgaccacaaatgcaattcccgaaagattttatctatgaatccaaaccactctcacaaaagaaggagagaaaaatcacacactctcaccagggagagaaatcaaattataatcaaaacaaactaaaacaattagatctgcaccacgacgcttaggagataatcgatccactcacaaatccaaaaaggcctctggaagcgaataagaacgaaaatcgaaagtttcggtgatatagatctaagaaaACTTTCCCCGAAGatggagatttattaagaaactCAATGAAAAAGCAGGAACAATCAAAAACTAGCAATCAAACGaaaagatttggggctttccaccggaaaccgatggaagccccgtcgGAGATGAAATCACAATGAATATCAATCAGGTACCTCCAAATTtgagttcaaggagtaaaaagattatttatagagtttgacaaattatttttgaatactatcacaaccaattaaaaggttatgacttcttgtatttatgacaatatatttagattttattaattttatttactatttatttttaattaaaacaaagaaaatattattataataaaaaataaatagtaaatagtctttataaaatctatatatattatcataaatactagaaatcataacattttacttggttgtggtagtattcaaaaataatatgtcaaactctataaattatttttcactcCTCCAATtgaaatttggaggtacttgattgatatttattattactttaatgattgaaatgagacTCCATTAAGATTagtgagcaaagtgatatatgacctccacttcagtgaccactttgatatttaacccatttTTTCTATTTGTAATCTTGCAGTATTTGTTTGGAAATTACTCGACACATCTGTGGACGTCGTGGTGCAGTATTTGTTTGCAGTATTTTTGAACACAcccaacgatgaaaaaacatgaaaaaaacatgtatttatatttagatcctaaaaatgtacttaaaatttagggttctgcggCAAAACTTTAGTGGTTTTattgttctattttaaaaaccggttctctcttgagcgcgaccctataatattatttttaaaagagtTTGGATTATAAATAGATAAACTTGCTACGAAATAAAAATGCAGGAGTTACAAACtgcaatatacaattttaagTATGGGTAACAAAGTGTCTTTGAGCCAAATACAGGAATTATAAATTGTAATAGTGTAATGTATTCTTGTAAAATGAATActcttaataattatatttaaactttttttaattGGAGATGTAagggattattttttttaatcaaaaatatttttttaaatatcttaaaTCATGTGTAAAAAGCAAAAAAGAATATACATGTAAGGAGATTGAGGGAGTATCATTATGTTTCGTATCTTTGCTATCGTCGTGgcaatctttaaaatttaaaattatgggggcttattttttaaatctcttttCTCAGGAACACTTATATCAAATCATTGTATTTAGAAATTAATGTGCATAAATATTGACAttatatcttatttatattaataatataaattctcGTCATATACTCCATTTATAATATAGAACATTAGTAAAGCATAACCCATTTACAGCATTTTACCCAATGGGCAGAATAAATCTACCCATTACCCTCACACAATCAACCCGTTTTCTTTTTTTTGGATAGTCCGTATTTTTAACCTAAAAATCAATgtccggttgtttgaatttgaatagTATAAGATATACTCAATCTCCCACTTATTTAGCTTTAATTGTTAATGAAACATGGCAAGGTATGAGCGCTGATCAAGGAAATATTAACTCCTGATAATTTCTTTAGTATGATATATGCTTCTTTGAAAAAATTCATCTTCAAAGCAACTTATTTGCTAATTAGTTTTATTGTGTCTTTTTATATCATACTTGTAAACTTTTATACCATGTACTTATTTCAACAATATGATCTATTTCATTATATGATTTGCCTTAAATACCTCAAAAATCTCAGAGGAGAAACATGACTACTTTTGAAATAAGTTGAAATCACGTAACTACTATTGAAATTAACGGTGTGtaagttaatttatttttttaaccccATCTAATGTAATTT of Daucus carota subsp. sativus chromosome 3, DH1 v3.0, whole genome shotgun sequence contains these proteins:
- the LOC108214559 gene encoding KH domain-containing protein At4g18375, whose translation is MAGQRNSYGKRSHSHSDYSDDGRNKRRNSGPERESFAIGAEDTVYRYLCPGRKIGSIIGRGGEIVKKIRAESKSKIRIGETVSGCDERVVTIYSPSDETNDFDGTDDRVCPSHDALFMVHDRIVADDLSDDPEEEPQVTVRLLVPSDQIGCVIGKGGQIVQSIRSDTGAQIRIMKDDHLPPCALASDELVQISGKGAVVRKALFQIAARLHDNPSRSQHMLISAKPPNAYESGGSVMGPTGGGPIMGLAPVMGSYGGYKGENGRWSGSLYSAPRDEPSSKEFSLHLVCPTANIGGVIGKGGSIINQIRKDSGATIKVDSSSAEDNDCIVSISAKEFLENTFSPTIEAALRLQPSCSEKVERDSGLISFTTRLLVPTSRIGCLIGKSGSIITEMRNTTKANIRILSKDDVPKVASEDDEMVQISGDLDVAKDALLQVTSRLRGNLFDREGPVSAFVPVLPYLPMAVDHSDGMKYESRDSRRYGREHSYSSGYGGPGDLPTSDLYGTYGGLHSGSGGSAYGGYGGYSSGRTGSSGYSGQSSAPRRRSYGH